A section of the Chloroflexota bacterium genome encodes:
- the glpK gene encoding glycerol kinase GlpK produces MDVVLAIDHGTTRTKAVAIGRDMQIVAAGTAELTQIYPQPGWVEQRPADILRTTQTAIERCLAALPPGTRIGAAGLANQGETVLIWDRTSGAPLGNAIGWQDRRTADWCAALAADGAGERVHARTGLFLDSYFSASKVRWLLDHTPNGQARAEAGELVLGTTDTWLLWNLSGGRLHLTDRTTASRTLLLDLRRREWDDELLTLFDIPRAMLPVLAPCAGIAGEIDLPGYADTVPVMGLMVDQQAALFGHACLQPGMVKASYGTGTFVLMNIGDTPRLSAQGLITTLAWSLPDRTAYALEGGVYTTGAAVQWLVDGLGIMTHPDESAALAQSVPDNGGVYLVPAFAGLAAPHWKADARGFIGGLTRGSSRYHIVRAALEGIAYRVRDVVAAMQADGQTAPGTLRADGPATRNEFLMQFQADMLGVPVEVAADTETTARGAGLLAGLALGWWTLDDIAAAWRCAARYEPQMRESQREILYAQWLRAVKRAAMQ; encoded by the coding sequence GTGGATGTCGTTCTCGCCATCGACCACGGCACGACGCGCACCAAGGCTGTCGCCATCGGCCGTGACATGCAGATCGTGGCGGCCGGCACGGCCGAGTTGACGCAGATCTACCCGCAGCCGGGTTGGGTCGAGCAGCGCCCGGCCGACATCCTGCGCACTACGCAGACAGCGATTGAGCGCTGCCTCGCCGCGCTCCCGCCCGGCACGCGCATCGGCGCGGCCGGGCTGGCAAATCAGGGCGAGACGGTGCTCATCTGGGACCGCACGAGCGGCGCACCGCTCGGGAATGCGATCGGCTGGCAGGATCGCCGCACGGCTGATTGGTGCGCGGCGCTGGCCGCGGATGGCGCGGGAGAGCGCGTTCACGCGCGTACCGGCCTCTTCCTCGATTCGTACTTCTCCGCCAGCAAGGTGCGCTGGCTGCTCGACCACACGCCCAACGGGCAGGCGCGCGCTGAAGCGGGCGAGCTTGTGCTTGGCACGACCGACACCTGGCTGCTCTGGAACCTGTCGGGCGGCCGCCTGCACCTGACCGACCGCACGACCGCGTCGCGCACGCTGTTGCTCGACCTGCGCCGCCGCGAATGGGACGACGAACTGCTGACACTATTCGATATCCCGCGCGCGATGCTGCCCGTCCTCGCGCCGTGCGCGGGGATCGCCGGGGAGATCGACTTGCCGGGATATGCCGATACGGTGCCCGTGATGGGGTTGATGGTTGATCAGCAGGCGGCGCTGTTCGGACATGCGTGCCTGCAACCGGGAATGGTCAAGGCGAGCTACGGCACCGGCACGTTCGTGCTGATGAACATCGGGGACACGCCGCGCCTCTCCGCTCAGGGGCTGATCACAACGCTGGCCTGGTCGCTGCCCGACCGGACCGCCTACGCGCTCGAAGGCGGCGTCTACACAACCGGCGCGGCGGTGCAGTGGCTGGTCGACGGGCTGGGGATCATGACGCACCCGGACGAGAGCGCCGCGCTGGCGCAGTCGGTACCCGACAACGGCGGCGTCTATCTGGTGCCGGCATTCGCCGGGCTGGCCGCGCCGCACTGGAAAGCCGACGCGCGCGGCTTTATCGGCGGCCTGACACGCGGCAGCAGCCGGTACCATATCGTGCGCGCCGCGCTGGAAGGGATCGCCTACCGCGTGCGTGATGTAGTCGCGGCGATGCAGGCCGACGGGCAGACCGCGCCGGGCACCCTGCGCGCGGACGGCCCGGCCACCCGCAACGAGTTCCTGATGCAGTTTCAGGCCGACATGCTCGGCGTGCCGGTCGAGGTCGCCGCCGACACGGAGACGACCGCGCGCGGCGCGGGGCTGTTAGCGGGGTTGGCGCTCGGCTGGTGGACGCTCGACGACATCGCGGCCGCCTGGCGCTGTGCCGCACGCTACGAGCCGCAGATGCGCGAGTCGCAGCGTGAGATATTGTATGCGCAGTGGCTACGAGCCGTGAAGCGGGCGGCCATGCAGTAA
- a CDS encoding M55 family metallopeptidase, with translation MKLYISADIEGVAGVTAGAETEPLTPEWSRMRRLMTAEVNAAIDGALAAGAQEILVNDSHWSMNNIIIEDLNPAATLLSGNIKMGAMMAGLDRSFDAVFFTGYHARAGSQYASIDHTFTGPQLVQGVWLNGIEVGEYGMNGALAGYYGVPVALLTGDQTACAQAREFFGDHIELVQVKQAVSRVAAISVHPSRAQQLIREAAQRALARPHTPYTLQKPVTLRFQLARSSQADRAEYLPGATRISATTLEYRHEDFMMVFRAFYSMMLMGNVSV, from the coding sequence ATGAAACTTTACATCAGTGCCGATATTGAAGGCGTGGCCGGCGTGACCGCGGGCGCCGAGACCGAGCCGCTGACGCCGGAATGGTCGCGCATGCGCCGGCTGATGACCGCCGAGGTGAACGCGGCGATCGACGGCGCGCTCGCCGCCGGCGCGCAGGAGATCCTCGTCAACGACTCGCATTGGAGCATGAACAACATCATCATCGAAGACCTGAACCCGGCCGCGACCCTGCTGAGCGGCAACATCAAGATGGGGGCGATGATGGCCGGTCTCGACCGGAGCTTCGACGCCGTCTTCTTCACCGGCTACCATGCGCGCGCCGGCTCGCAGTACGCCTCGATCGACCACACCTTCACCGGGCCGCAGTTGGTGCAGGGCGTCTGGCTGAACGGCATCGAGGTTGGCGAGTACGGTATGAACGGCGCACTGGCCGGCTACTACGGCGTGCCGGTCGCCCTGCTGACCGGCGACCAGACGGCGTGCGCGCAGGCGCGCGAGTTCTTCGGCGACCATATCGAACTGGTGCAGGTCAAGCAGGCGGTCTCGCGCGTGGCGGCGATCAGTGTGCACCCATCGCGCGCGCAGCAACTGATCCGCGAGGCGGCCCAGCGCGCGCTGGCGCGGCCACACACGCCGTACACACTGCAGAAGCCGGTCACGCTGCGGTTCCAGCTTGCGCGCTCATCGCAGGCCGACCGCGCCGAGTACCTGCCCGGCGCCACGCGCATCTCGGCCACCACGCTCGAATACCGTCACGAGGATTTCATGATGGTGTTCCGCGCGTTCTATTCGATGATGCTGATGGGCAACGTCAGCGTGTAG